Proteins encoded by one window of Venturia canescens isolate UGA chromosome 2, ASM1945775v1, whole genome shotgun sequence:
- the LOC122405924 gene encoding putative protein FAM10A4, with the protein MLPPITKEQMVVFLEALKKNPSLLHTPDFESLKSFVEHFGGKIPYAAKSEAGEPMGKEPEEKKSKPEPEVESEESEESDLELDMTGVLEPDNDSPQKMGNLTKVSTEEEITESHAKRSEAVSAFMEKDYEKALGLYTEAIVLNPQAALLYAKRGQIYLLLGKPNACIRDCDRALELNPDSAAGHKFRGRAYQLLGRFEEAAADLRLACKFDFDDQTNEWLREVTPNALKIEEHRRKRDRKAKERAARKSAKAKSTKENVYASKPEGSKSEGDSDAGKKKVNFAEMLNAFQDPEITQMFLDISTNPANIKKYENNPKMMEILSKFCGSDGKDAVNGLLGFLKGMGGLYSGAGGATANPPPAAEPKPSAPKASDEVELD; encoded by the exons ATGCTGCCCCCAATAACCAAGGAACAAATGGTGGTATTCCTtgaagcattgaaaaaaaatccttcgcTCCTGCACACACCTGACTTTGAGAGTCTAAAGTCGTTCGTCGAACACTTTGGAGGAAAAATTCCATATGCAGCAAAATCCGAAGCAGGTGAACCAATGGGCAAAGAACCAGAAGAAAAGAAATCCAAACCGGAACCTGAAGTTGAAAGCGAGGAGAGTGAGGAAAGTGATCTTGAACTTGACATGACCGGTGTCTTGG AACCGGACAATGATTCTCcacaaaaaatgggaaatctAACAAAAGTGTCAACGGAGGAAGAAATCACAGAGTCACACGCAAAGCGTTCCGAGGCAGTGTCAGCATTCATGGAGAAAGATTATGAGAAAGCTTTGGGTCTTTACACCGAAGCGATTGTTTTGAATCCCCAGGCAGCGTTGTTATACGCGAAAAGGGGACAAATATATTTGTTGTTAGGAAAGCCTAACGCTTGTATTCGCGACTGTGACAGAGCTTTGGAGTTGAATCCTGACAGTGCAGCAGGCCACAAATTTCGTGGTCGTGCCTACCAGCTTTTAGGACGTTTCGAAGAGGCAGCGGCCGATCTTCGACTCGCCTGCAAATTTGACTTTGACGACCAAACTAACGAGTGGCTCCGCGAAGTAACGCCAAAC GCTCTAAAGATCGAAGAACACAGAAGAAAGAGGGATCGAAAAGCGAAGGAAAGAGCGGCGAGAAAATCTGCCAAAGCAAAGTCAACCAAGGAAAACGTTTATGCATCAAAACCTGAGGGATCGAAATCAGAAGGTGACAGTGATGCTGGAAAGAAGAAAGTGAACTTCGCCGAGATGCTTAACGCTTTCCag GATCCTGAGATAACGCAAATGTTCCTCGACATATCGACGAATCCAGCAAACATTAAAAAGTACGAGAACAACCCGAAGATGATGGAAATATTGAGCAAATTCTGCGGATCGGATGGTAAAGATGCGGTGAACGGTCTCCTAGGATTTTTGAAAGGCATGGGAGGGCTTTACTCGGGTGCTGGTGGTGCAACAGCGAATCCACCCCCGGCCGCGGAACCAAAACCATCGGCTCCAAAGGCCAGCGACGAGGTTGAGCttgactaa
- the LOC122405920 gene encoding uncharacterized protein: MTGSTSLRPVYVVGLILAILAVSLHGVQGEDEQQTVPSEVQCRPYIEKALKDLGTGPPEQSSAEDGPGSEEDVGHEEQQEPRSQESQEVDERAEDDAEGPSAEASTETDTVVQDDDAVSAEEQKDESNETQEHEADDDSAQEAEQDESDTTDSKEGDDADEKPDSSEDATTEATDEANEDGGDSGEKEADSGGKGEESSEKDRDSGEDGGEAVEENEESVEQEEVSAERESAEAVTSQDDNEDEAKADESEEAQEGSEAADKSAEDDDPTGEADSANAENSAEAAGSKEETEDEDSKAEDGDAEDGASQEAGDAQPEGKSGEDEAADSGEALTSDGEESREAEKEDESPEAEQPEESKEQADAEESQEEPEAAEKTDSAEEEKETSQETAEADDKDSREAEGETPSEEQDSSKADEAASKEASAEDEEPLARSRRETGQDDDATEEDDKKDESGEDEKSEGEGDSGEGADESQEAAPTPEEDLIQEIEIPENLRPRDHINQLLRLDVENEERERAIQKAAEVILKDLKRLYDTAIQPLETLYKYRDLSNRHFGDPEIFSKPLVLFMGPWSGGKSSIINYLLDNEYTPHALRTGAEPSPAYFNIVMHGEETEVLDGTQLAADWTFSGLQKFGQGMLDRLRGLKMNNKLLERVNIVEIPGILEIRKQVQRLFPFNDACQWFIDRADIIFLVYDPAKLDVGPETEAILDQLKGREYQTRIILNKADQVKPEELMRVQGALIWNISPLMSSAEPPIMYSTSLWSMPYEAGAPTRLLYAQERAFLRDLRSAIDKRVEHKIASARRFAVRVRNHAKMVDCYLTTYYNHKTFFGNKKEISDKIIENPQDYHIYEGLSTLTNISRYDLPDPDVYRDFFRLNALYEFQPLSSTCTYFRGCPINRLDVAIAYDLPELVGTYKKSVEAAMHENDEKSAS; this comes from the exons ATGACGGGCTCGACGAGTTTGAGACCCGTCTACGTGGTGGGCCTCATCCTCGCGATTCTCGCCGTATCCTTGCACG GTGTGCAAGGGGAAGATGAGCAGCAGACAGTGCCGTCCGAGGTTCAATGTCGGCCGTACATCGAGAAAGCTCTGAAAGATCTCGGAACAG GACCTCCCGAGCAGAGCAGCGCAGAGGATGGTCCGGGCAGCGAGGAGGATGTCGGCCATGAGGAGCAACAAGAGCCTCGATCACAAGAAAGTCAA GAAGTCGACGAAAGGGCAGAGGACGATGCCGAAGGTCCATCTGCCGAGGCGAGCACGGAAACTGACACTGTCGTTCAGGACGACGACGCTGTGAGTGCCGAAGAACAAAAGGACGAAAGTAACGAAACACAGGAGCATGAGGCCGACGATGATTCTGCACAGGAAGCCGAACAGGACGAAAGTGATACGACCGATTCGAAGGAAGGCGACGACGCCGATGAGAAACCAGACTCGAGCGAGGACGCGACCACCGAGGCAACCGATGAAG CCAACGAGGACGGAGGAGATTCCGGAGAGAAGGAGGCAGATTCGGGAGGCAAGGGCGAAGAGTCGAGTGAAAAGGATCGAGATTCCGGGGAAGACGGCGGCGAGGCCGTAGAAGAGAACGAGGAATCAGTCGAGCAGGAGGAAGTTTCCGCTGAAAGGGAATCAGCGGAAGCTGTGACCTCGCAAGACGACAACGAAGACGAGGCGAAGGCCGATGAGTCCGAAGAGGCGCAGGAAGGATCCGAAGCTGCTGACAAATCTGCAGAAGACGACGATCCAACGGGAGAGGCTGATTCCGCGAACGCCGAAAACTCCGCCGAGGCAGCCGGCAGCAAAGAGGAAACCGAGGACGAAGACTCAAAGGCCGAGGACGGGGATGCCGAAGACGGCGCTAGTCAAGAGGCCGGTGACGCTCAACCGGAAGGAAAGTCTGGCGAAGACGAAGCCGCCGATTCCGGCGAAGCGTTAACCAGCGACGGAGAAGAAAGCAGAGAGGCCGAGAAAGAGGACGAGTCGCCGGAAGCGGAACAGCCTGAGGAATCGAAAGAGCAAGCGGACGCCGAGGAATCACAGGAGGAGCCAGAGGCTGCGGAGAAAACTGACAGTGCggaagaggagaaagaaaCGAGTCAGGAAACCGCCGAAGCTGATGACAAAGACAGTCGAGAAGCAGAGGGTGAAACTCCATCCGAAGAGCAAGATAGCTCCAAGGCGGACGAAGCTGCCAGTAAGGAAGCCTCGGCTGAGGATGAAGAACCCCTCGCAAGATCCAGACGAGAAACTGGCCAGGACGATGACGCGACTGAGGAGGATGATAAGAAGGACGAGTCCGGGGAAGATGAGAAAAGCGAGGGTGAAGGCGACTCTGGAGAAGGTG CCGACGAGAGCCAAGAGGCAGCTCCCACTCCCGAGGAAGACTTGATCCAGGAAATTGAAATACCGGAAAATCTTAGGCCACGCGATCACATAAATCAGTTGCTGAGACTAGATGTCGAGAAtgaagagagggaaagagccaTTCAGAAAGCGGCTGAGGTCATTCTGAAGGATTTGAAAAGATTGTACGACACAGCTATCCAACCTTTGGAAACTTTATACAAATACAGAGATCTCAGCAACAGACACTTTGGTG acCCAGAAATATTCTCCAAACCTTTGGTACTATTCATGGGTCCATGGAGCGGAGGAAAGTCTTCGATCATAAATTATCTTTTGGATAATGAGTACACGCCTCACGCCCTCAGGACAG GAGCTGAGCCTTCTCCGGCCTATTTCAACATCGTCATGCACGGAGAAGAAACGGAAGTGCTCGATGGTACGCAGCTTGCAGCAGACTGGACGTTCTCAGGTCTGCAGAAGTTTGGTCAAGGAATGCTTGATCGTTTGCGAGGATTGAAAATGAACAACAAACTACTTGAACGG gTAAATATCGTTGAGATCCCaggaattttggaaattcgTAAGCAAGTGCAACGTCTATTTCCATTCAACGATGCCTGCCAGTGGTTTATCGATCGAGCGGACATCATTTTCCTCGTTTACGATCCGGCTAAACTTGATGTTGGACCGGAAACTGAAGCGATTCTAGACCAGCTTAAAGGTCGCGAGTATCAG aCGCGAATTATTCTCAACAAAGCTGACCAAGTTAAACCCGAAGAACTGATGAGAGTTCAGGGAGCTTTGATTTGGAACATTTCGCCATTGATGTCAAGTGCCGAACCTCCGATAATGTACTCGACGTCTCTGTGGTCCATGCCCTACGAAGCTGGCGCTCCCACCAGGCTACTTTATGCACAGGAACGCGCTTTCCTTCGGGATTTACGTTCGGCCATTGACAAACGAGTCGAGCACAAAATCGCGAGCGCTCGAAGATTTGCG GTGCGCGTTCGTAATCATGCAAAAATGGTCGACTGTTATTTAACGACGTATTACAATCACAAGACGTTCTTCGGCAACAAGAAGGAGATAAGCGACAAGATAATCGAGAATCCGCAGGATTATCACATTTACGAGGGTCTGAGTACATTGACGAACATATCGCGTTACGATCTTCCGGATCCGGACGTATATCGGGACTTTTTCCGTTTGAATGCGTTGTACGAGTTCCAACCGTTGAGTTCGACGTGCACATACTTCCGGGGTTGTCCGATAAACAGGCTTGACGTTGCGATAGCCTACGATTTACCGGAGCTCGTTGGAACGTACAAAAAATCGGTCGAAGCTGCGATGCACGAGAACGATGAGAAGTCCGCGAGTTGA
- the LOC122405926 gene encoding uncharacterized histidine-rich protein DDB_G0274557-like, with protein MHTANSAMHPQVIEYAMPPPKRKAQRHHRPHNYNSLHDNDYQRHHHHHHYRNHHHHHHQYRHNDDYQDQHCHRRHHRRVVSDPGGFARSNSQNVFPQHRRFSSLGGNDHGPSLLQATITEASEDEPSPDETTKTLTFRKVPWHPNLHMLKTRQK; from the coding sequence ATGCACACTGCCAATTCGGCGATGCATCCACAAGTAATCGAATACGCGATGCCACCGCCCAAGAGAAAAGCTCAACGCCATCATCGTCCACATAATTATAATTCACTGCACGACAACGACTACCAACGgcatcatcatcaccatcattatcgtaatcatcatcatcaccatcatcagTATCGTCATAACGACGATTATCAAGATCAGCATTGTCATCGACGTCATCATCGTCGAGTGGTGAGTGATCCCGGAGGGTTTGCTCGTTCCAACAGTCAAAACGTTTTCCCACAGCATCGTCGTTTTTCCAGCCTCGGTGGCAACGACCACGGTCCTAGCCTCCTTCAAGCAACCATCACCGAAGCGAGCGAAGACGAGCCCAGTCCGGACGAGACGACCAAAACTTTGACGTTCAGAAAAGTGCCATGGCACCCCAATCTGCACATGCTCAAAACTAGACAAAAATAA
- the LOC122405921 gene encoding proton channel OtopLc-like, with protein MPRAGGSLQPIEESSTPNPTSNEPHDKDSLNETGSTTGGTVEGNHSGNPARGERSSGPNEQVPSAERRPPISNTAPPRSLVSRILARARSSDDLLDHSEPYSQLWIVLSNVYGELVVVLMMALCLAEVMDTPVPLLSLQSIFLMYLYVGSIAVIISIYFWVLVDSCGVLANGRTEDAELGGASLTRFGSLKRAHISRARTAPTSFYIRVGALLFGLATLVFNGLEMAMHTMMQGAECLSDIIFVHPVLHGLFTFLQMHFLFVNSQVLVERFGLAARFGFTHLAATNIAVWARLVIWDSAQEWTYFVHLAQRGPGTSSSPLNLRGFPGSLTRRARDLLGKSASDDVISHPYQPISPEQISQVVTLQECLNTNTLGQLWTSSMPFLYPFIVQFSLIAAAVTFVMGQNVGRNRYCHKSKFHSSKDLTSSHTRVGCDGSSKGLFLGILCMTAGIVVILIFLVVREDDKFSPATLSWLTCGTLIGILALSGIMTASGLVQVRQMSVVTRAPATLDALLSNVALFGVQLYAVFTAVVCACSLATYDAETEDPESRGRHAMLLAASILQLAQCFAQSTLIAETSKRSCITRFQMMAKPARQVVTFLLFSNAVLWAFDTVVTQNWVSQELQLRFFGVLAWGIISRICLPLVVFYRFHSCVLLLEAWNKCYRIPRGEHPLN; from the exons CGAGCAATGAACCACACGACAAAGACAGTCTGAACGAGACCGGAAGCACGACGGGTGGCACGGTGGAGGGAAACCACTCGGGTAACCCCGCCAGGGGTGAGAGAAGCAGTGGCCCAAATGAGCAAGTCCCAAGTGCCGAAAGGAGGCCGCCCATTTCGAATACGGCACCGCCCAGGTCGCTCGTATCAAGAATTCTCGCGAGGGCACGTTCGAGCGACGATTTACTCGACCATTCAGAACCCTA CTCGCAGTTATGGATCGTTTTGAGCAACGTTTACGGGGAGCTCGTCGTTGTTTTGATGATGGCGTTGTGTTTGGCCGAAGTTATGGATACGCCCGTGCCCCTTCTGAGCCTCCAG AGCATTTTTCTGATGTATCTCTACGTCGGAAGCATAGCAGTTATCATCAGCATATATTTTTGGGTGCTCGTCGACAGTTGCGGAGTTTTAGCAAACGGCCGAACTGAAGATGCGGAACTCGGTGGTGCCTCACTCACGCGGTTCGGTTCTCTCAAAAGAGCTCATATTTCCAGAGCGAGAACTGCACCgacgagtttttatattcGCGTCGGAGCTTTAC TTTTCGGCCTGGCCACTCTAGTCTTCAATGGCCTGGAAATGGCTATGCACACGATGATGCAAGGTGCCGAATGCCTCAGCgacattatttttgttcatcCAGTACTTCACggacttttcacttttttgcaaatgcatttcctgTTCGTTAACTCACAG GTTTTAGTGGAGCGATTTGGTTTAGCAGCGAGATTCGGCTTCACGCATTTAGCAGCAACGAATATTGCAGTTTGGGCTCGTCTCGTAATCTGGGATTCGGCCCAAGAATGGACGTATTTTGTGCATTTGGCTCAAAGAGGTCCTGGAACGTCGTCGTCGCCTTTGAACCTTCGAGGTTTTCCTGGTTCCCTCACCAGAAGAGCTCGCGACCTATTGG GCAAATCAGCTTCGGACGATGTCATTTCACATCCTTATCAACCTATTTCACCGGAACAAATATCTCAAGTAGTTACTCTTCAAGAGTGTTTGAACACGAATACTCTCGGCCAATTGTGGACCTCCAGCATGCCCTTTTTGTACCCCTTCATTGTCCAGTTCAG TTTAATCGCAGCCGCGGTGACGTTTGTAATGGGCCAGAACGTCGGAAGAAATCGATATTGCCACaagtcgaaatttcattcgagcaAAGATCTGACGTCGAGTCACACTCGAGTAGGTTGTGACGGTTCGAGCAAAGGATTGTTCCTCGGCATACTTTGCATGACTGCTGGAATCGTTGTGATTCTGATATTCCTCGTGGTGAGAGAAGACGACAAATTTTCACCGGCTACGCTCTCGTGGTTGACGTGTGGCACGCTCATCGGTATTTTGGCATTGAGCGGCATAATGACGGCGAGTGGCCTCGTCCAAGTTCGGCAAATGTCAGTGGTCACGCGTGCACCAGCGACTCTGGATGCTCTGCTGTCGAACGTCGCCCTCTTCGGAGTCCAATTGTACGCTGTTTTTACCGCTGTCGTTTGCGCCTGTTCTCTCGCAACTTATGACGCTGAAACTGAAGATCCCGAAAGCCGTGGTAGACACGCCATGCTCTTGGCCGCCTCGATACTTCAACTGGCCCAGTGCTTCGCCCAGAGCACTCTCATCGCTGAAACTTCCAAAAGATCATGCATAACTCGCTTCCAAATGATGGCTAAACCTGCTCGTCAAGTCGTCACTTTTCTACTCTTCAGCAATGCTGTTCTATGGGCTTTCGATACCGTCGTCACCCAGAATTGGGTCTCTCAGGAACTTCAACTTCGCTTCTTCGGCGTACTCGCTTGGGGCATCATCTCCAGGATTTGTTTGCCTCTTGTCGTCTTCTATAGATTCCACAGCTGCGTTCTCTTGCTCGAAGCCTGGAACAAGTGTTATAGAATACCCAGGGGGGAGCATCCACTCAACTGA